Proteins from a single region of Desulfobacterales bacterium:
- a CDS encoding ABC transporter permease codes for MAKDKPKKNPEDRHPFFDQISQLWRNKTAVLGLIIIAIFIISALLAPYISPHDPIETSLYDQLKPPVWHATGTWKNILGTDDLGRDILSRLIYGARVSLLVAVISVGLAFFCGTLLGCVSGYYKGWRDNFIMRLMDIILAFPYILLAIVVVAYLGPSLQNAMIAIAITYIPRFARIVRGSVLEECEKDYVSAARAIGANDFRIIFIAILPNCLGPLIVQTTLGFASAILDMAALSFLGLGAQPPTPEWGAMIAKSRALILRASWVMTFPGLAILFAVLGFNLLGDGLRDALDPRLRD; via the coding sequence ATGGCCAAGGACAAACCCAAAAAAAACCCGGAAGACCGGCATCCGTTTTTTGATCAGATCAGCCAGCTGTGGCGTAACAAAACCGCCGTGCTGGGTTTGATCATCATCGCCATATTTATTATCAGTGCCCTTTTAGCCCCATACATAAGCCCACACGATCCAATTGAAACATCCCTTTACGATCAGCTCAAACCACCGGTGTGGCATGCGACCGGCACATGGAAAAATATCCTGGGCACCGATGATCTGGGCCGGGACATCCTTTCGCGTCTGATCTACGGTGCACGGGTTTCATTGCTCGTAGCGGTGATCAGTGTGGGTTTGGCTTTTTTCTGTGGGACCCTGTTGGGCTGCGTTTCCGGCTATTACAAAGGTTGGCGCGACAACTTTATCATGCGGTTAATGGATATTATTCTGGCCTTTCCCTATATTCTGCTGGCCATCGTTGTGGTGGCCTATTTAGGACCCAGCCTGCAAAACGCCATGATTGCCATCGCCATCACGTATATACCGCGTTTTGCGCGTATCGTGCGCGGCAGCGTTCTTGAAGAATGTGAGAAAGACTATGTCAGTGCTGCGCGCGCCATCGGCGCCAATGATTTTCGCATTATTTTTATTGCCATTTTGCCCAACTGCCTCGGCCCGCTGATCGTGCAGACCACGCTGGGGTTTGCCTCGGCCATTCTGGATATGGCGGCCTTGAGTTTCCTGGGGTTGGGCGCCCAGCCGCCCACACCGGAGTGGGGTGCCATGATTGCCAAGAGCCGCGCGCTGATTTTGCGGGCCTCGTGGGTGATGACCTTTCCGGGGCTGGCCATTCTTTTTGCGGTGCTGGGCTTCAATCTGTTGGGTGACGGACTAAGAGATGCACTAGACCCGAGATTAAGGGATTGA
- a CDS encoding ABC transporter ATP-binding protein: MGNKNLLEIKNLQTYFYVRGYVAKAVDNVSLTIRSGETLGLVGESGCGKSVTAHSIIRLIPDPPGKIEGGDIVFDGQDLLALSKAQMRKIRGNRISMIFQEPMTSLNPVFSVGDQVGEVIRLHQKLSRSATRERVIDMFQLVGIPAAEKRLADYPHQMSGGMRQRVMIAMALACSPKLMIADEPTTALDVTIQAQILDLMNKLKDETGAAILFITHDLGVIAEMAQNVAVMYAGKVMEYTDVKTLFAKPLNPYTVGLLQSIPVLGRESKESRLKTISGVVPSLLNLPTGCLYSDRCPDVFSDCRQKGPKMVQVADNHFVRCLKYA, from the coding sequence ATGGGCAACAAAAACCTATTGGAAATTAAAAACCTGCAGACCTATTTTTATGTTCGCGGTTACGTGGCCAAAGCCGTCGACAATGTGAGTCTGACGATCAGATCCGGTGAAACCCTGGGTCTGGTAGGAGAATCCGGCTGCGGCAAAAGTGTCACGGCCCATTCCATTATTCGCCTGATTCCGGATCCGCCCGGTAAAATCGAGGGCGGTGATATCGTTTTTGATGGTCAGGATTTACTGGCGCTTTCCAAGGCGCAGATGCGCAAAATTCGGGGCAACCGGATTTCGATGATTTTCCAGGAGCCGATGACATCGCTGAATCCGGTCTTTTCGGTGGGCGACCAGGTCGGTGAAGTCATCCGGCTGCATCAAAAACTGTCCCGCAGCGCCACCCGCGAACGCGTGATTGACATGTTTCAACTGGTGGGTATACCGGCTGCCGAAAAACGGCTTGCGGATTACCCGCATCAGATGAGCGGCGGGATGCGCCAGCGCGTGATGATCGCCATGGCCCTGGCCTGCAGCCCCAAATTGATGATCGCCGATGAACCCACCACGGCTCTGGACGTCACCATTCAGGCCCAGATCCTGGATTTAATGAACAAGCTCAAAGACGAAACCGGGGCTGCCATCCTTTTTATTACCCACGACCTGGGGGTTATTGCTGAAATGGCCCAGAATGTGGCCGTGATGTATGCCGGCAAAGTAATGGAGTATACAGATGTTAAAACCCTTTTTGCCAAACCGCTAAACCCGTATACGGTGGGGTTGCTGCAATCCATTCCGGTGCTGGGTCGCGAATCCAAAGAAAGCCGATTGAAAACCATCTCGGGTGTTGTGCCGTCATTGCTGAATTTGCCCACTGGCTGCCTGTACAGTGATCGCTGCCCGGATGTTTTTAGCGACTGCCGCCAAAAGGGCCCCAAGATGGTTCAGGTCGCCGATAATCATTTTGTAAGGTGTTTGAAATATGCCTAA
- a CDS encoding dipeptide ABC transporter ATP-binding protein produces MPNILLEARNIVKHFSIKGGVFLKEIASVKAVEDVSLTIEEGETVGLVGESGCGKTTFGRAILRLEEPTSGDIFFEGQSILNYDKKKMQALREKMQIIFQDPFSSLNPRKTVSHIIGEPLLVHGLRSRKKRDERVLELLRVVGLRKEHMRRYPHQFSGGQRQRIGVARALALNPKLIVCDEAVSALDVSIQAQVINLLKDLQDEFGLTYLFISHDLSVVEHVSDRVAVMYLGKIVEFAPSKTLYKTPLHPYTQALLSAVPIPDPAQKSNERIILKGDVPSPIDPPPGCSFHPRCLFSKDICSKREPEFREVRNKHFVACFYAGQLILNAPDASFG; encoded by the coding sequence ATGCCTAACATCCTGCTGGAAGCCCGAAATATCGTAAAACATTTCTCCATCAAAGGCGGTGTGTTTTTAAAGGAAATCGCTTCGGTCAAGGCAGTCGAAGACGTGAGTTTGACCATTGAAGAGGGTGAAACCGTTGGACTGGTGGGCGAATCCGGTTGCGGTAAGACCACTTTTGGCCGAGCGATTTTACGACTGGAGGAACCGACATCGGGTGATATTTTTTTCGAGGGCCAGAGTATCCTCAACTATGACAAGAAAAAAATGCAGGCCCTACGCGAAAAAATGCAGATCATTTTTCAAGACCCGTTTTCTTCTCTCAATCCCCGCAAAACCGTATCCCACATCATCGGTGAGCCGCTGCTGGTTCACGGCCTGCGCAGCCGTAAGAAACGCGACGAACGAGTGCTGGAGCTGTTAAGAGTGGTGGGGTTACGCAAAGAGCACATGCGCCGCTACCCGCACCAATTCTCAGGTGGGCAGCGGCAAAGAATCGGTGTGGCCAGAGCGCTGGCCTTAAATCCCAAGCTGATTGTCTGTGATGAGGCCGTTTCCGCCCTGGATGTCTCCATCCAGGCTCAGGTGATTAATCTACTCAAGGACCTGCAGGATGAGTTCGGTCTGACCTATCTGTTCATATCCCATGATTTAAGTGTAGTGGAGCATGTCAGTGATCGCGTGGCGGTGATGTACCTGGGCAAAATCGTAGAGTTTGCGCCCAGCAAAACCCTTTACAAGACACCGCTTCACCCTTATACCCAGGCACTTTTATCGGCGGTTCCCATTCCGGATCCCGCTCAAAAAAGTAACGAGCGAATCATTCTAAAAGGCGACGTCCCCAGCCCCATTGATCCCCCGCCAGGCTGCAGCTTTCACCCGCGCTGTCTTTTTTCAAAAGATATTTGCAGTAAAAGAGAACCGGAGTTCAGGGAAGTTCGAAATAAGCACTTTGTTGCCTGTTTCTATGCCGGTCAGCTTATATTGAATGCACCAGATGCCTCTTTTGGATAG